GGATTTTGAGAAGATCTGGCGAGAGCACTGTGAGGATGAGCAGACTCTGAGTGAATATGCCCTGGCCATGAAGAATCTGGCCGACAACCACTGGGCCAAGACCTGCGAGGGAGAGGGCCGCATCGAGTGGTGTCGCAGGTAAAACAAATAACCCTCTGGCTGTGCTGTACTAGCTCAGAACTCCAATGCACTATGTTAGGTGCGATGACTCATCAAGCCTTTTCGATGTCAACGCTGTGGGGTGAATCCTAACTTCTGCTCGTTGAATTTCTGAACATCCGTGTCGTTTTAGCGGTGAGCCATCAATACCATGATGTATGATGTTTTGGGACTGTTTTTCCAGTGTTTGTCAGGAGTATTTCCTGGATGGTGGAATGAGAAGAATGTTGGAGAAGGATGAGAAGAGTGCCAGGCTTGCCATAGCCACCTCAGCTGCAACTCTGAGTACCCAGCCTTATAGCTCCTTCATCCCCAGGTACTGCACTGTTACAACCCTGATGACCCTGATGATTTTCAGAACTATTTTGCCCAACTTCAGCATGCTCTGTACGTTCATAATTGACATTCAATATTCATATTGACTTCTATTAGCCACTGCTCTCATTAAGCACACTCCCTGTGTGTCAGTGTTAAGTCTAACTCTTTAATGCCTCTGATTTCTCTACTTTCAGGTCCATCTCCCAGCTTGGTAAAATGCGGCTGCTGGACGTTGGCAGCTGTTTTAACCCCTTCCTGAAGTTTGACGAGTTCCTCACAGTCGGTATTGACATAGTGCCTGCGGTCGAGGTATGAACGATTTACAGTCAGTGGTCACTCCCTCGGTCCCGGCTTTAAAAAAATCCTGACTCTTACTGTCTTACTCACTCCTACGGCCGCGACAGAATGTCAGGGGTTTTCTCGACGGGTAGTTAGTTCATTGTGTGAATATCAGATCACAAAACAATGCCGCCCCTTGGCAGTGAGTGTTTCAATGCTTTACTGCAATGAAACCTGACCTACTGTGAAGGAACTGGCAGAATATTAGCATAGAGTGATTTGGGTAACCAAATGGAATAAGAACGGTGGGTTTTAAATGTGGGTCTAAGATACTGCAACTTGATAATCTTTTGGGAGCTACTCTAAAGTAtctgtttctgctctctctctcccccccaccccagaGTGTATACAAGTGTGACTTCCTTAACCTCCAGCTCCAGCAGCCCCTGCAGCTGGCTGGTGACGCAGTGGAAGCCTTCCTGAGACAGCTGTGTAGCCCCATCGACGCACTGCCCGCCCAGCTCTTCAACGTGGTGGTcttctccctgctcctctcctacTTCCCCTCGCCTTACCAGCGCTGGATCTGCTGCAAGAAGGCCCACGAGCTGCTGGAACTGCACGGCCTGCTGCTCATCATCACCCCCGACTCCTCCCACCAGAACCGCCACGCCCTCATGATGCGCAGCTGGCGCGTGGCGGTGGAGTCACTGGGCTTCAGGCGCTGCAAGTACATTAAGTTCTCCCACATGCACCTCATCGCCTTCCGCAAGGTGTCCCTGACCACCACCAGCGACCTGGTCAGCCGTAACTATCCCGAGATGCTCTACATCCCTCAGGACTTCCAATCCCACGAGGAGGAGGACTACACCGACGTGCTGGTTCAGGCGCACTCCGTCTTCGAGGACGACCAGCTGGCGTGGGGCTTCACGGAGCTGCCGGACACGCCCTACGACTCGGATTCAGGAGAGAGTCAGAGCAGTTCCTTGCCCTTCCTACACGAGCTGGAGGACCCCATACTGCTGCAGAGCTGAGCTAGACTAGCTAAACCCCTACtagctactctctctccctctctctcaaagtCCTTATTCAATCCCTAAGGCTCCCCTTGGCCCTAACCTTTCAATGTTTGCAGATCTGTAAGGAGGAAAGCAATATTGTTGTAGCTTTGCCACTGCACTGCTTATACCTAACCAGAGCCTTCAGACATGCAACATGGGAGGGGCAAGTGGGAGGGATGGGGAGCAATTTGAGACCGGCTGTCTCTGTCCCCAACTGCTGCGCTGCCAAATTAACCTGCTGCATTCTTCTCACACTCTTCTTTTCCCTTAACTAAACAACGCAGTTTGCACAGATTGGAAGAAAAATAAGTTTACAGAAGTGAGTTGTTTATTACTCGATATCTTACATGGTTAGTCTCTCAAcacaactgcacacacacacaataaatgagtttttttttttaaatgaagacaTGGTAGCTGAATGCCCTCAGGATAGATGTAGTTAGCCTGCCCCTTGCATTTCATCCCATCTTTGTGATCTGTCACGCTCTACTAACAGAAGACAATCAACCTTTCAAAGGCTTTGTTTTAGTAGTTAAACGGTGAATGTGCTTCAGTGCCAGCAAGCCGCTGACTTTAAATCCCTCTTAAAGAGACCGATACCACAGAGGTttgtcaggtttggttagtggaAAGATTGAGATGGAAAGAGGGATAAGCTTGTTTCTGTAAATCAGGCGCGGCTTTCTCTAATTCTTGGCGTGCATTTAGTTTtccaaaaaagaaagaaaaaaataaataattgttgtACTCAAAGTATGTGATTTTGTTCACTTTTGAACACTGGTTTTGTCCAACACGATGTGTGGCAACGCCATTTTATTTCAGCGTCTTTTTCACTGATTCAAAACAATTAAAGTGATATTTGTAGCATTTTCAGTACCTTAAGGTAGGAGGCGTATGTAGTTAcgttgcctagttaaaggttaaaaaaaaatatatatatatatatatataatacaaaatACAACTTTTCCTAATGTGAAACTGTTGGGGGTTTTTCATAGTATACCATGGTACGAGTGTTGCAAAATAGTCATTTGCTCTATTTTCTCTGCTGGTGTGAAGAAACTGCTATGTACATATGCACAGATGTTAGCTTACCTTCAATGTTCAATACAAccttatttgtaaaaaaaaaaaaaaaaaaaacttttgtggAACAATATTTAGGCTTCATTATCTGATTAATAATAGGTCTCTAGTGATGCCTTGGCTTCTTTATAGGTAACTGTTGGCTTCTCTATAGGTACTGGTAACTAGAGAAATTATACTGACCACACTATGTCCACTGAAGTGAAACATATATATCGACTAAGACACCAGCTTTAGCTATCAGTTACTGTTTTACCTAATTTCCTTTAAAGTACTTCATATCTGAGGAGAGCAACGTTGGCCGTAGGAAGAATTGTTGAattcaaaatgttgtttttttttgtccatttactTTTTCATTCATAGGTTGGCAGAATAAGTATAGTATCAACAAATACTGAGTCATTCATTGCATCAGTAAGTTAATTTGACTA
This window of the Oncorhynchus clarkii lewisi isolate Uvic-CL-2024 chromosome 1, UVic_Ocla_1.0, whole genome shotgun sequence genome carries:
- the LOC139407935 gene encoding S-adenosylmethionine sensor upstream of mTORC1-like, producing MDPVNNAETGDTETELEPVCVLIPTETRCKKEQEKLSGVVKNVHRKLRRKYREVGDFEKIWREHCEDEQTLSEYALAMKNLADNHWAKTCEGEGRIEWCRSVCQEYFLDGGMRRMLEKDEKSARLAIATSAATLSTQPYSSFIPRSISQLGKMRLLDVGSCFNPFLKFDEFLTVGIDIVPAVESVYKCDFLNLQLQQPLQLAGDAVEAFLRQLCSPIDALPAQLFNVVVFSLLLSYFPSPYQRWICCKKAHELLELHGLLLIITPDSSHQNRHALMMRSWRVAVESLGFRRCKYIKFSHMHLIAFRKVSLTTTSDLVSRNYPEMLYIPQDFQSHEEEDYTDVLVQAHSVFEDDQLAWGFTELPDTPYDSDSGESQSSSLPFLHELEDPILLQS